One genomic window of Hymenobacter sp. J193 includes the following:
- the paaC gene encoding 1,2-phenylacetyl-CoA epoxidase subunit PaaC, producing MNDPKKDLLYRLADDQLILGHRNSEWNGLGPILEEDIAFSSMAQDKLGHALQLYSLLHELGEAEPDTVAFTRNAAQFHCSQLVELPIGDYAFSLMRHFLFDHAELLRFEALAASSYEPLAQVARKLKGELKYHVLHANTWIRQLGTSTEEALEKLQAALDLTLPYALGLFEKTEAEPAIIAEGLFIGEDALRAQWLENISRVLSQTQLELPDLAAMTPVGGGRHGEHTEFLQPLLDEMAEVFRLDPTADW from the coding sequence ATGAATGACCCTAAAAAAGACCTGCTGTACCGGCTGGCCGACGACCAACTGATTCTGGGCCACCGCAACTCCGAGTGGAACGGCCTGGGCCCGATTCTGGAAGAAGACATAGCCTTTTCGTCTATGGCGCAGGACAAGCTGGGCCATGCATTGCAGTTGTATTCACTTTTGCATGAGCTGGGCGAGGCGGAGCCGGATACGGTGGCTTTCACGCGCAACGCGGCGCAGTTTCACTGCTCCCAGCTAGTAGAGCTGCCCATCGGCGACTACGCTTTTTCGCTCATGCGTCACTTCCTCTTCGACCACGCCGAGCTGCTGCGCTTTGAGGCGCTTGCGGCCAGCTCCTACGAGCCCCTGGCGCAGGTGGCCCGCAAGCTCAAGGGTGAGCTGAAGTACCACGTGCTGCACGCCAATACCTGGATCCGACAGCTGGGCACCAGCACCGAAGAAGCCCTGGAAAAGCTCCAGGCTGCGCTGGATCTGACCTTGCCCTACGCTTTGGGTCTGTTTGAAAAAACCGAGGCCGAGCCCGCCATTATTGCCGAAGGCCTGTTCATTGGCGAAGACGCGCTGCGGGCGCAGTGGCTGGAAAACATCAGCCGCGTGCTGAGCCAGACGCAGCTGGAACTGCCCGACCTGGCCGCTATGACGCCCGTAGGCGGCGGCCGCCACGGAGAGCACACCGAGTTTCTGCAACCCCTGCTCGACGAAATGGCCGAAGTATTCCGCCTCGACCCTACCGCCGATTGGTGA
- a CDS encoding M3 family oligoendopeptidase has translation MPEDFRVTDWAGLETYFVELRDRPIHSAAELERWLLDRSELESMLSEDMAWRYIRMTCDTQDQERAKAFQFFVSEIEPQVAPYDHALNEKMMASEFLPGLDEARYRVFVRSVRQALAIYREANIPLKTDISTKQQQYAATVGAMTVTLHGEEMTLPRAADQLKKTSRALREEAYRAIQERRLQDAEPLDELFTELVQLRHQMALNAGFPNFRDYMFAALGRFDYTPEDCFAFHQAIRETVVPLIDDLDLERRQDLALAELRPWDLDVDVSGLAPLRPFETGEELLEKTVTVFERLDPFLADCLRTMRQMGNLDLESRKGKAPGGYNYPLDETGVPFIFMNATSSLRDVVTMLHEGGHAVHSFLTRRLPLSADKHPPSEVAELASMSMELMSMDHWDVFFPDAEELRRAKKTHLESVLETFPWVATIDKFQHWIYENPKHTETERHQRWTEVFDEFNQRTVSWQGLESYKPYLWQKQLHLYEVPFYYIEYAMAQLGAIAVWRNFRQNPAAGLAAYKRALALGYTAPIGDIYAAAGIRFDFSTEYLRTLADFVRDEMAKL, from the coding sequence TTGCCCGAGGATTTCCGGGTAACCGACTGGGCTGGGCTGGAAACTTACTTCGTGGAGCTGCGCGACCGGCCTATACACTCAGCGGCCGAGCTGGAGCGCTGGCTGCTGGACCGCTCGGAGCTGGAAAGCATGCTGAGCGAGGACATGGCCTGGCGCTATATCCGCATGACGTGCGACACCCAGGACCAGGAGCGCGCCAAGGCGTTTCAGTTTTTCGTGAGCGAGATTGAGCCCCAGGTAGCGCCCTACGACCACGCCCTCAACGAAAAAATGATGGCGTCGGAGTTTCTGCCGGGGCTGGACGAGGCCCGCTACCGCGTGTTTGTGCGCTCGGTGCGGCAGGCGCTGGCCATCTACCGCGAAGCCAACATTCCGCTTAAAACCGACATCAGCACCAAGCAGCAGCAGTATGCCGCTACCGTGGGCGCCATGACGGTGACGCTGCACGGCGAGGAAATGACCTTGCCCCGCGCCGCCGACCAGCTGAAAAAAACCAGCCGCGCCCTGCGCGAGGAGGCCTACCGCGCCATTCAGGAGCGCCGTCTCCAGGATGCCGAGCCGCTGGACGAGCTGTTTACGGAACTGGTGCAGTTGCGCCACCAAATGGCACTGAATGCCGGCTTCCCTAATTTCCGCGACTATATGTTTGCGGCCCTGGGGCGCTTCGACTACACGCCGGAAGACTGCTTTGCCTTCCACCAGGCCATCCGCGAAACCGTGGTGCCGCTCATTGACGACCTCGACCTGGAGCGGCGGCAGGATCTGGCTTTGGCCGAGCTGCGCCCCTGGGACTTGGATGTAGACGTATCGGGGCTGGCGCCGCTACGGCCGTTTGAAACGGGCGAAGAGCTGCTGGAGAAAACCGTGACGGTGTTCGAGCGCCTCGACCCGTTCCTGGCCGACTGCCTGCGCACCATGCGCCAGATGGGCAACCTCGACCTGGAAAGCCGCAAAGGCAAAGCGCCCGGCGGCTACAACTACCCGCTCGACGAAACCGGCGTGCCCTTCATCTTCATGAATGCCACCAGTTCCCTGCGTGATGTGGTGACCATGCTGCACGAGGGCGGCCACGCGGTACACAGCTTCCTCACGCGCCGCCTGCCGCTGTCGGCCGACAAGCACCCGCCGTCCGAAGTGGCCGAGTTGGCTTCCATGAGCATGGAGTTGATGAGCATGGACCACTGGGACGTATTCTTCCCGGATGCCGAAGAACTGCGCCGGGCCAAGAAAACCCACCTCGAAAGTGTGCTCGAAACCTTCCCGTGGGTGGCTACCATCGACAAGTTTCAGCACTGGATTTACGAAAATCCTAAGCACACCGAGACCGAGCGCCACCAGCGCTGGACGGAGGTTTTCGACGAGTTCAACCAGCGCACCGTGAGCTGGCAGGGGCTGGAAAGCTATAAGCCCTACCTCTGGCAAAAGCAGCTGCACCTCTACGAAGTGCCGTTCTACTACATCGAGTATGCCATGGCTCAGCTGGGGGCAATTGCCGTGTGGCGCAACTTCCGCCAGAACCCGGCCGCAGGACTGGCTGCCTATAAGCGCGCCCTGGCCTTAGGCTATACCGCCCCCATCGGCGACATTTATGCTGCCGCGGGCATCCGCTTTGATTTCAGCACCGAGTACCTGCGCACCCTCGCTGACTTCGTGCGCGACGAAATGGCGAAGCTATAG
- the paaD gene encoding 1,2-phenylacetyl-CoA epoxidase subunit PaaD: MDESTILSWLYEVKDPEIPVVSLVDLGVIRRVQIGADGHVTVRMTPTFSGCPAMDYMRRDVERVLLEHGVASYTVEMSLEETWSSNDVTERGRQALREFRLSPPPAHQGIIDLDILEYAECSHCGSHNTELRSPFGPTLCRALHYCHNCRQGFEQFKPV, encoded by the coding sequence ATGGACGAATCCACCATCCTTTCCTGGCTCTACGAAGTGAAAGACCCCGAAATTCCGGTGGTGTCGCTGGTGGATCTGGGCGTTATCCGCCGCGTGCAGATCGGGGCTGATGGCCATGTGACGGTGCGCATGACGCCCACTTTTTCGGGCTGCCCGGCTATGGACTACATGCGTCGCGACGTAGAAAGGGTGCTACTAGAACATGGCGTGGCAAGCTATACCGTGGAAATGTCGTTGGAAGAAACCTGGAGCAGCAACGACGTGACGGAGCGCGGCCGGCAGGCCCTGCGCGAGTTTCGTCTGTCACCACCGCCCGCCCACCAGGGCATTATCGACCTCGACATTCTGGAATATGCCGAGTGTTCGCACTGCGGCTCCCACAATACGGAGCTTCGTTCTCCGTTTGGCCCTACGCTGTGCCGGGCTCTTCACTACTGCCACAACTGCCGCCAGGGGTTCGAGCAGTTCAAGCCCGTGTAG
- a CDS encoding phenylacetic acid degradation b — MLSSLDPRIARLALPDTAPAPTPKAAFDQFETFEVFHQKKDGAAYTYVGPVHAPSADVAFLFAKEQYSRRFACTGMWVVPTSAISLTAYVGDQESVYDGVTAIVPTADAPAEPQEYAIFHLKKRGKAHTYVGMVRAASAADALHQAKLTFGEQRPVVNVWVLPWNEVLPLDPEDRDIWLTTPEKKYREAIAYKVQDRIERFKLETGNK; from the coding sequence ATGCTTTCTTCCCTTGACCCGCGCATAGCCCGCCTGGCGCTTCCCGATACGGCTCCGGCACCTACGCCCAAGGCGGCTTTCGACCAGTTTGAGACGTTCGAGGTCTTTCATCAGAAGAAAGACGGGGCCGCCTACACCTACGTAGGGCCGGTACACGCGCCGTCGGCCGATGTAGCCTTTCTATTTGCCAAGGAGCAGTACAGCCGGCGCTTTGCCTGCACCGGCATGTGGGTGGTGCCTACCAGCGCCATCAGCCTCACTGCCTACGTGGGCGACCAGGAATCGGTGTACGATGGGGTTACGGCTATTGTACCAACGGCTGACGCGCCGGCTGAACCGCAAGAGTACGCCATTTTTCACCTCAAAAAGCGCGGCAAAGCCCATACGTACGTGGGCATGGTGCGAGCTGCCTCGGCCGCCGATGCGCTGCATCAGGCCAAGCTGACTTTCGGGGAGCAGCGCCCCGTGGTGAACGTGTGGGTGCTGCCGTGGAACGAAGTGCTGCCCCTGGACCCGGAAGACCGGGACATCTGGCTGACGACCCCCGAGAAAAAGTACCGCGAAGCCATTGCCTACAAAGTGCAGGACCGCATCGAGCGGTTCAAGCTGGAAACAGGTAACAAGTGA